A genomic segment from Juglans regia cultivar Chandler chromosome 14, Walnut 2.0, whole genome shotgun sequence encodes:
- the LOC108989712 gene encoding protein UPSTREAM OF FLC, whose amino-acid sequence MEGRMKKYQRQVSPERAKVWREKSPKYQQYRSVPVVYYLCRNRQLEHPHFMEVPLSSPDGLYLRDVIERLNVLRGRGMASVYSWSCKRSYKNGFVWHDLCEDDLIHPAHGTEYVLKGSELFEDSNSDRFSPIGIIKTQNLRQLPEPSSSRSHDDSSSSSSKNGKETKHSQEDELSPPVQGPGSSSVSPESRAEKNCSWGGSLSLTEYKVHKSDGLADASTQTEENVSRPKPRETCTRGVSTDDTSLEPECSEIYRSQISRGKENSEICRESVSPPPSTSSASSSGGKTETLESLIRADASKINSFRILEEEEIRMPTNARLKATNVLMQLISCGSISVKDHSFGLIPTYKPRFSHSKFPSPLFSTSVMLGELDCFTENPRLMGLRLEDKEYFSGSLIETKVLKEEGADVNALKRSSSCNAARTSKQSDSLEEIEESNSGRSKCIPRSIKTSLSKQPRSESMKSPVSERPRNSSDGADSSQIISPCVSNAGSMRITDRNSGRKQSNRLGSFREDEKVIKIDERLASGARVIIESKAPCDTGICSS is encoded by the exons atggaggGGAGGATGAAGAAGTACCAGAGGCAAGTGAGTCCGGAGAGGGCAAAAGTGTGGAGGGAGAAGTCGCCCAAGTATCAGCAGTATCGGAGCGTCCCCGTGGTTTATTATCTCTGCCGCAATCGACAGTTGGAGCACCCTCATTTCATGGAGGTTCCCCTCTCCTCCCCGGACGGGCTCTACCTGAGAG atgTGATTGAAAGGCTTAATGTTCTGAGAGGCAGAGGGATGGCGTCCGTCTATTCTTGGTCTTGTAAGAG AAGTTACAAGAATGGATTTGTATGGCATGATCTTTGTGAAGATGATCTGATTCATCCTGCTCATGGAACCGAGTATGTGCTCAAAGGTTCTGAGCTCTTCGAAGACTCCAACTCAG ATCGATTCAGTCCCATTGGAATTATAAAAACGCAGAATTTGAGACAATTACCTGAGCCCTCATCTTCTAGAAGTCACGATgactcttcctcttcttccagtAAGAATGGAAAGGAGACCAAACATTCCCAAGAGGATGAGCTTTCTCCTCCAGTTCAAGGACCTGGTTCCTCTAGTGTTTCTCCGGAGTCGAGAGCTGAGAAGAATTGTTCGTGGGGTGGGTCTCTAAGCCTGACAGAGTACAAGGTTCACAAGAGTGATGGTTTAGCTGATGCTTCAACACAAACTGAGGAAAATGTAAGCAGACCTAAGCCCCGAGAAACTTGTACAAGAGGTGTGTCAACTGATGATACGTCATTAGAACCTGAATGTAGTGAGATTTATCGAAGTCAGATTTCACGTGGGAAAGAGAATTCTGAGATATGTAGGGAGTCGGTTTCACCACCTCCATCTACCTCTAGTGCGTCTTCATCGGGTGGGAAGACTGAAACTTTGGAATCATTGATTAGAGCTGACGCTAGTAAAATTAACAGTTTTAGGATtcttgaagaggaagaaatTCGGATGCCGACCAATGCACGGCTAAAGGCCACAAATGTGTTGATGCAATTGATCTCATGTGGGTCAATATCAGTGAAAGACCATAGTTTTGGCCTCATTCCCACCTACAAGCCCAGGTTTTCCCATTCAAAATTTCCCTCCCCATTGTTCTCTACTTCAGTAATGCTGGGGGAGCTTGATTGCTTTACGGAGAATCCAAGGCTGATGGGCCTGAGATTGGAAGACAAAGAATATTTTAGCGGGAGCCTGATTGAGACAAAAGTTCTGAAGGAAGAAGGAGCTGATGTTAATGCTCTGAAACGTTCTTCTTCATGCAATGCTGCCAG GACAAGTAAGCAATCAGATTCATTGGAAGAAATAGAAGAATCAAACTCTGGACGTTCAAAATGTATCCCACGGTCAATTAAGACTTCATTGAGCAAGCAGCCACGAAGTGAATCTATGAAATCTCCTGTTTCTGAAAGACCACGGAACTCTTCTGATGGAGCTGACAGCTCACAAATCATATCTCCCTGTGTTTCAAATGCTGGCAGTATGAGAATCACTGATAGGAACTCGGGAAGAAAGCAATCAAATCGGCTAGGTTCCTTCAGAGAAGACGAGAAGGTGATCAAAATCGATGAAAG GCTTGCTTCAGGAGCTCGGGTTATAATCGAATCCAAAGCACCTTGTGACACTGGCATTTGCAGCTCTTAA
- the LOC108989684 gene encoding ATP-dependent DNA helicase PIF4-like produces MPSNLRRLFATILVYCNPANPRELWERFEQEMSVDFKSTKDSMFNVRMQVLRSISFTLESMGKGINSFHLLDDNICFDEDQFESREIDDELSVEIPEEDIVASKALNSEQRHVYNSVLGNVFSNRATTFVVDGPGGTGKTFLYKALLAAVRSRKLVALATASSGVAASILPGGRTAHSRFKIPLDTDEHSICCVSKQSVLAKLLRVAKLIIWDEAPMSRKQHIEVLDKMLRYINDSELTFGGKVIVFGGDFR; encoded by the coding sequence ATGCCATCCAATTTGAGACGGCTATTTGCAACTATATTGGTTTATTGTAATCCAGCCAATCCGAGAGAGCTGTGGGAACGTTTTGAGCAAGAAATGTCAGTTGATTTTAAGTCAACTAAAGATTCTATGTTCAATGTAAGAATGCAAGTTTTGCGCTCAATTTCTTTTACACTTGAATCAATGGGGAAAGGcattaattcatttcatcttcttgATGACAATATTTGTTTCGATGAAGACCAATTCGAATCTAGGGAAATTGATGATGAATTGTCTGTTGAAATTCCAGAAGAAGATATTGTTGCATCAAAAGCCCTTAATAGTGAACAACGACATGTCTATAATTCAGTTTTGGGAAATGTTTTTTCAAACAGAGCTACTACATTCGTTGTTGATGGCCCTGGTGGGACAGGGAAGACATTCCTATACAAGGCACTTCTCGCCGCAGTAAGATCAAGAAAATTAGTGGCACTTGCAACTGCTTCATCTGGTGTTGCTGCATCTATCCTTCCTGGAGGTCGAACAGCACACTCGCGCTTTAAGATTCCATTGGATACTGATGAACATAGCATATGTTGTGTCAGTAAACAAAGTGTCCTTGCAAAGCTACTACGTGTAGCAAAGTTAATTATATGGGATGAGGCCCCTATGTCAAGAAAACAACACATCGAAGTATTAGATAAAATGCTACGATATATTAATGATTCAGAGTTAACATTCGGTGGAAAAGTTATTGTTTTCGGTGGAGATTTTCGTTAG